Below is a genomic region from Microbacterium sp. KUDC0406.
CGTGCACGCGGCATCGAGCTGCGGCTGGCCGGCATCCCGGAGTCGGGCGCCGCCGTGGCGAGGCGCGCGGAGTGGTTCTCGGGGCTGGAGCGCGAGGGCAGGGTGTTCCCGACGCTGGACGCCGCCATGCAGGGCTCCCCGGGCGCGGGCACGCCTCAGTCGTGACGGGTCTTCGCGGTCAGTCCCAGTGACCGGGCCGCGACAGCACGTGCGAGCTCACCGCCGCGCCGTCCGCGGACACCTCGGCCGTGGCGTACAGCAGCGACAGAGTCGGATAGCCGTGCGACGTGTTGTCGCGGATGATCGCGCGGTCGTCGTTCGGATCGAGTGCCGCGGTCTCCTGCAGCAGGGCGGTCCAGTCGTCAGGCTCGGCTGCCGTGAACCGCGGCAGCCAGGCGGCGATGCGCGCCGTCGCCGGGTCGTCGAGATCGTCGTGCGCGATCATGTGCACGCCGGAGGCGACGGGGGTCTCGCGCAGGGAGACGCCGTCCCAGGTGAGCACGCGAGCCCCTTCGGGTGAGACCTCGAGCAGGTTGAATCCGTGCGTGCGCGGAGCGCCCTCGGGGAGCGGCCGGCGACGGATTCCAGTACCAGGGAGCCCCGCGAGGCCAGCTGATCGGCGGGCACGTCGAGCAGATCGGCGCGGTTGAGCAGCACGGCGAGGCGCCGGGTCGTGGGGTCGACGGCGAGCCAGGCGCCGCCGGCGCGGCGGTCGCGGATGCCGATCACGCCCGGGTACCGCTCGGGCCACCAGGCGCCGAGGTCGTCCCACTCGCGCTGCGGGTCCTCGTCGCGGACGGCGAGCAGCCGGGCCGAGCCCGGCTCGGTGTCGATCACGACGGTGCACACGCGGCCAGTCTATTTCGCACACCGAACCCACCCGGGTCGTTGAGCGAGCGGAGCGAGACGAAACGTGGTGACGTGTCTGGCGGGCGCAGTGCGTTTCGTCTTCGCTCCTTCGTCGCTCCGCTCAACGACCGGCATGAGACTGCACCCTGTTCCAGTCCGTGCGGACCGGGCCGTAGCCGTCCCGGCGGAGTTCGACGACGGTGGCGATGAGACCCCACAGGGCCATTGCGCTGAGAAGGATCATGATGAACATGGCAGCAACGCTACGTCTGGTGGAAAAGTGCCACGAATGGCATGATGGTCAGCATTCGCAGGAAAACTGCCATCCTGAATCGAGCGCCCATGAAGACCGTCGCCTGCATCATCCAGCCCGGGTTCGCCCCCTTCGAGTTCGGCATCGCGTGCGAGGTCTTCGGCCTCGATCGAACCGACGACGGCGTGCCGAACTTCGACTTCCGCGTCGTCGCGGCCGACGCCGGCGAAGTGCGTTCGAAGCTGGGCTTCACCGTCGGGGGAGTGGGTGATCTGTCGTTCGCCCGCGATGCCGACGTGCTCGTGCTGTGCCCCTTCCCCGCGAGCAGTGGGACGCCGTCGATCCCCGCATCCTCGACGTGATCCGGCAGGCGGGCGCGCGCGGCGCCTGGATCCTCAGCGAGTGCAGCGGCGTGTTCGCGCTCGCCGAGTCGGGCGTGCTGGACGGGCGCCGGGCGACCACGCACTGGATGTACGCCGATGTGCTGGCCGAGCGATATCCCGCTGTCACCGTCGACCCCGACGTGCTGTTCGTGCACGACGGGCACATCATCACCAGCGCGGGCACCGCCGCCGGCATCGACGCCTGTCTCTCGCTGCTGCGCATCGAGCTGGGCGCCGAGCTCACGAACCGGGTCGCCCGCAGGATGGTCGTTCCGCCGCAGCGCGACGGCGGGCAGGCGCAGTTCATCGACCGTCCCATCCCGGTCGTCGCCGAAGTCTCGCTCTCGGGCCTGGCGAGCTGGGCGGTCGAGCACCTCGGGGACGACCTCCCGGTCGAGCGTCTCGCCGCCCATGCGCACATGTCGCCGCGCACCTTCGCGCGGCGGTTCAAGGCCGAGCACGGCGTCACGCCGGCGGTGTGGCTCACCAGGCAGCGGGTCATCCAGGCGCAGCGGATGCTGGAGCGCACCGATCACGGAATCGATCAGATCGCCGTGGAGTGCGGGTTCGGCTCGGCGGCGGTGCTGCGGCAGAACTTCGCCCGCATCGTCGGAACCAGCCCCACCGCGTACCGCGCGACGTTCAGCTGCGTGCCCTCCGGTCGTTGAGCGAGCGACGGTCGTTGAGCCTGGATCCACCGATGGGCCCTTGGCGGGTGGGGTCGGTGTGGTCGGCGTGGGGTGATCCTGTCGCGGGCAGGGGTGGGTTCCGGGCGTCTCATCCCGGTCGTCCACTTCGTTCTCGGTCGTGCCGTCGTCGCGGCGGTGGTCAGCTTGCCGCTGATGGTGGTGGCGCGTGCGTAGTGATGAACAGCCGGTCGAACGCGCTCTGCCAGGGCCAGGCCTCGGGCAGGTGCAGGGTGATCCGGCGCGCGGACCGTGCCAGCCGTGCTGGCACTGAGATGAGGGTGCGGCGGATCGTCGCGGTCGTGGCGGTGGCGAGCCGTCCGGCGTGGTCGGCGATGAGTCCGGCAGCGCGGGTGAGGTTGAATGCGATCGTGGCGAGGACGAGCCAGGCGCTGTTGGCGGCGAAGCGGCCGGAGGGCAGGTGCGCGAGGGGGCCGTTCTTCAGGTCGGCGTGGACGTGCTCGATGATCGCGTGGGCGCGGTGGGCCCGGTCCGCGGCGATGGTGTTCAGGCGGTCGGCGGTGACGGTGGTGAAGAACGCGTGGTAGCGGAACGTGTCGAACAGAGGATCCTGGTCTGGCCTGGGGCGGTGGGCTTTCACGCGGCGCACGATGAGCCGTCCGGTGATGCCGCCGTGTTTGGCGAATGCGGTGAACCGGGTCTCGGCGACCTCCGCGTCGCTGACCATTTCGTCGGTGTCGGGGTCGAAGATCGCGTTCGGGTAGTGGATCGGTGTCCAGTCGTTCTCGGCAATGGTCGCGATCGCGGCGGTCACGGCGGGGTTGCGTTTGACGGTGACCGACACGTCGGCGCCGGCGGCGAGTGCTCGGGAGATGGTGGGGTGGCCGTAGTAGGCGGAGTCCGCGCGCATCAGCACCGGCCCGGCGGTGCCGGTGCGGTGCAGCAGAGTGAGCGCGTCGCTGAGGAGCCGGTCCGCGCCTCTGGGCGAGTTCACCTGCCCGCGGCGCAGCCGCTGGGCCAGGATCACCGGCGCCGACGAGGCTGTCGACGCGGTCACGACCGCCGCGTTCAGGCCCCGCACCCGGGAGTAGCCGATCCCGGCGCCCTGCTTGCGGGCAGAGTGCACCTCGATGACAGTGTCGTCGATATCGACGAACACGAACCCCGCGCCCGCCGGCGCGGGGATGATCGGCGCCCGCGTGGCCAGGCCGGCCAGCACGCGAGCGGCGACCGCATCGAGCTGGCGGACATGCCCGAACGTGAACGCACGCAGGAACGAACCCAACGTCGACGGCGCATACACCGAGCCGAACAGCGACCGCATGCCGCCGTGACGGAGCACGTTCATGTCGTCGATCGAGTCCGCCCCGGCAAGCATCCCCGCCACCAGCGCCATGACCTTCGCACCGGCGTTGGCGCCCTTGTCTGTCGGGACTCTCAACCGCGATTGGGTGAGCTCGTCCAGGCCCGCGGAACGCGCGAGGCGGAGCATCGGGACCAGACCCGCAGCCGACACGAGATTCGGATCATCGAACACCGCGGACACAGCGGCCGGAGCATGCTTGAATTGCATCTACGAGATGCCTCTCGCTTCGGGGAACTAGAACCTTAGACCAGCTCTATTTTCCCTGATCCGGGAGGCATTTCCGCGTTACGGCACCCACTCAACGCCCACGCTCATCGGTGGATCGAGGTTGAGCGAGCGAAGCGAGACGAAACGCGGTGAGGTGCCTGGCGGACCTGCGAGCGTTTCGTCTCGCTCCTTCGTCGCTCGCTCAACGACCGGGAGTTCGCAACCCCGGGGTCGTTGAGCGAGCGAAGCGAGACGAAACGCGGTGAGGTGCCTGGCGGACCTGAGAGCGTTTCGTCTCGCTCGTACCTCGCTCGCTCAACGACCGACGAACTGCGGCAGACTTGAGGACGTGAACATCGTCGTCGGAGTCACGGGCGGGATCGCCGCCTACAAGGCCGTGCAGCTGGTCAGGCTGCTGACGAAGGGCGGCCATGACGTCACCGTGGTGCCGACCGACGATGCGCTGCGCTTCGTCGGACTGCCCACCTGGGAGTCGCTCAGCCGCAACCCGGTGACCACCAGCGTGCACGAGGACGTCGCCCGGGTGCGTCACGTCGCCCTCGGTCAGAACGCCGACCTCGTCGTGATCGCACCGGCCACCGCCAACACGATCGCGAAGATGGCCGCCGGCATCGCCGATGACCTGCTCGGCACCACGCTGCTCGCCACCGAGGCGCCGGTCGTGATCGCCCCCGCCATGCACGCCGAGATGTGGCGGCATCCGGCCACGCAGACGAACATCCGCACGCTGCATGAGCGCGGGGTGATCATCGTCGGACCCGCCGACGGCGAACTTGCCGGCGGCGACTCCGGCCCCGGCCGGATGTCCGAGCCGGAGGAGATCCTGGATGCGATTCATGCGGCGCTCGCCCCGCAGGACCTCGCCGGGCTCACGGTGGCAGTGTCGGCCGGCGGCACCCGCGAGCCGATCGACCCGGTGCGCTTCCTCGGCAACCGCTCCAGTGGCCGGCAGGGCGTCGCGCTCGCGGCCTCCGCCGCCGCGCGCGGCGCCGACGTCGTGCTGGTCGCCGCGCACGTCGAGCAGGATGTTCTCGCGGACGCCCGTCGGCCCGGCATCCGCATCGAGAGCGTGGGAACGGCGGCCGAGCTCGCCGACGCGATGCGAGCGGCGGCACGGGATGCGGACGTGATCGTGATGGCCGCGGCCGTGGCGGACTACCGGCCGGCCGAGGTGGCCGCGCACAAGCTCACCGAAGAGGTCGGCGTGCTCACGCACATCGACCTGATCGAGAACGAGGACGTCGTCGCCGGGCTGGCCGCTAACCGACCCGGGGAGCAGACCATCGTCGCCTTCGCCGCCGAGACCCTCACCGATCCCGAGCAGCGGCGCGAGCGCGCCCGCCGCAAGCGCGAGGGCAAGGGCGTCGACCTGCTCGCGGTGAACCGCGCGGATGCCGCCCACGGTTTCGAGCGTGCCGACAACGCCGTCGAGATCATCGGCGACGGGGGCCAGGTCGTCGCCGAGCGGACGGGTTCCAAGAGGGAGGTCGCCGACGCGATCTGGGACGCGGTGCTCGTGTACCGCGCAGAGTGAACGGGTACAGTTGCACGACCCGGGAACACCTGCACGAGCGGATGCCGAATCTCGGCGTGCATCCGTTCCCGCGTCGTGCATCCGTGCCGCGACGTGCGGTCGGGAGCGCTGGCGCGGTCGCGATTGCCGCGCTAAACTTTTCGTACTGTAGAAATCTACTTCCATGAAATGGAATCGCAAATGAATGCTCCGCTGCCCGCCCCGACTCCGCGCGAGATCGCGCCCGAGCTGGCCCGTTCCTGGCTGCTCGTCGCGGCGACGCGCCCCGAGACCTTCGACGCCGCCGCAGCGTCCCACGCCGACGCCGTGGTCCTCGACATCGAGGACGCCGTCGACGCCAGTCACAAGGACGAGGCCCGCGACGACGTCATCCGCTGGCTGAGCACCGAGGGCAACAGCGCCTGGGTGCGCATCAACGACGCCACCAGCGATCACTGGAGCGCCGACATCGAGGGGCTGCGCGCGGCATCCGGTCTGCGCGGCGTCATGCTCGCGAAGACCGAGTACGGCGGTCAGGTCATGGACACGTTCAACCGTCTCGGCGCGCAGGTGCCCGTGGTGGCGCTGGTCGAGTCCGCGATCGGCATCGAGAACGCCACCGAGATCGCCCGGGCCAAGGGAGCCTTCCGCCTGGCCTTCGGCAGCGGCGACTTCCGCCGCGACACCGGTATGTCGGCCGACCGCGAGGCGATGGCCTACCCGCGCGCCCGGCTGGTGATCTCCAGCCGTGCCGGCGGACTGCCGGGTCCGATCGACGGACCGACCGTGGGCTCCAGCCACCCGATCCTGCGCGAGCAGTCCGCGATCACCGTGTCGATGGGCATGACCGGCAAGCTCTGCCTCGCCACCGACCAGACGCCCGTCGTCAACGAGGTCATCAGCCCCACCCGCACCGACGTCGAGTGGGCCTTCGAGTTCCTCGAGGACTTCGACGCCCGCGGTCGCATCGTGCGTGACGGCAGCGACCTGCCGCGCCTGGGGCGCGCGCGCAAGATCATGCAGCTGGCCGAGGCGTTCGGCGTCGTGCCGGATGGCCGCTGACGCCCGTCGACGGGCTCAAGCCCTTCGACAGGCTCATGCCCTTCGACAGGCTCACGCCCGTCGACAGACTCAGGGACCCATACCCAGAAGAAGGAGTACACCGATGACCGAACGACTCTCCGCGGGCGACGTCGCCCCCGCGTTCACGCTGTCCGACGCTGACGGCGCCACGATCTCACTGTCCGACTTCCGCGGCAGCAACGCGGTCGTGTACTTCTACCCGAAGGCCGCGACGCCGGGCTGCACGACCGAGGCCTGCGACTTCCGCGACAGCCTGTCCTCGCTCGCGGCCGCCGGCTACGCGGTCGTCGGCGTCTCGCCCGACGAGGTCGCCGACATCAAGGCGTTCTCCGAGGCCGAGGGCCTCACCTTCCCGCTGCTCGCCGACAGCGATGGCTCCGTCGCGCGCGCCTGGGGCGTGTGGGGCGAGAAGACCATCGACGGGCGCACCTTCGAGGGCGTCATCCGCTCCACCTTCGTGCTGGATGGCGAGGGCGTCGTGCAGCGCGCCGAGTACGGTGTCGACGCGAACGGCCACGTGGCGCGCCTGCGCGAGGAGCTCGGCGTCTGAGTCCTCGCGTCGTGGAAGATTCTTGGCGGGAGGGGTTGACATCCCCCTCCCGCTCTCTGCATACTGAATTACACATGCTGAAAGAACAGTTCCGGGATACGGAATCGAATCTTCTCGAAGATTCCCGTATAGCCTTACACCCCGGATGCCAGCATGGCTTGAGGTACGAAGATGTCGCTCGAGGAGTTCAACGCACTCTCGCGTGAGGACGCCATCACCATCGTGAAGCCGGCGCTCGATGTCGCCCGCTGGATCGATGCGATCGTCGATTCCCGTCCGTTCGGATCGGTCGACGAGATCACCGCCGCCGCGGCAGCCGTGGCAGCCCCCCTCACCGAGGTGGAGATCGACGGCGCGCTGGCGCATCACCCCCGCATCGGCGAGCAGCCGAAGGGCACCACCGCCGAGGCCGCGCATTCACGCAGCGAGCAGGCCGGCGTGGATGCCTCCGCCGCCGCAGCCCTCGCCGAGGGCAACCGCGCCTATGAGGCGAAGTTCGACCGCGTGTATCTGGTGCGCGCCGCAGGACGATCGGCCGACGACATCCTCGCCCTGCTGCAGCAGCGGCTGGGCAACACCCCCGAGCAGGAGCTCGCCGTCATCGACCAGCAGCTGCGCGAGATCGCGGCGCTCCGTCTGGCGGCGGCCATCGAGACTGAAGGAGCACGCGCATGAGCGTCTCTCACGTGACCACCCACATCCTGGATACATCGATCGGGCGCCCGGCGCCCGGCGTCGCCGTCGAACTCGAGGCCCGAGTCGGCGACGGATGGGTCGGGATCGGTTCGGGCCTCACCGATGCTGACGGGCGGGTGAAAGAGCTGGGCCCGGAGCGGCTGGAGAGCGGTGCGTACCGCCTCCGGTTCGACACCGCGGCCTACTTCGCCGGCATCGAAACGGACACCTTCTTCCCGGAGGTGGTGCTGACCTTCCTGGTCGACACCGAGCAGGCGCACTATCACGTGCCGCTGCTGCTCAGTCCGTTCGCCTATTCCACTTACCGAGGAAGCTGAGTACGAAGATGACTGAAATCATTCTGGGCAAGAACCAGTACGGCAAGGCCGAGGTGCGGGTCGTCCGCATCACCCGCGACACCGATCGCCACGAGATCGAGGACCTCAACGTCACCTCGCAGCTGCGCGGCGACTTCGAGGCCGTGCACTTCGAGGGCGACAACGCGCACTGCGTGCCGACCGACACGCAGAAGAACACGGTCTACGCCTTCGCCAAGGACGGCATCGGCAGCCCGGAGCAGTTCCTGCTCCGCCTCGGGCGTCACTTCACCGGCGAGTTCGACTGGGTGACCGGCGGTCGCTGGGAGGCCGAGCAGTACACCTGGCAGCGCATCGAGGGCGAGAACGGTCCGCACGACCACTCGTTCGTCCGCGGCGGCACCGAGACCCGCACCTCTGTCGTGCAGATCGACGGCGACGACACGGTCGTCATCGCCGGGCTGCAGGACCTCACGGTCCTCAAGTCCACGCAGAGCGGCTTCGTCGGCTACCCGAAGGACAGGTACACCACCCTGCCCGAGACCGAGGACCGCATCCTCGCCACCTCGGTGACGGCCAAGTGGCGCTACAACCGCAACGACATCGACTTCAACGAGGTCTTCGCCGACGTGCGTCGCCGGCTGCTCGCGGGCTTCTCGAAGAACTACTCCTACGCGCTGCAGCACACGCTGAAGGAGATGGCGGAGGCTGTTCTCGAGGCGCACCCCGAGATCGACGAGATCCGCTTCTCGACCCCGAACAGCCACCACTTCGTCGTCGACCTGTCGCCGTTCGGCCTGGAGAACCCCAACGAGGTGTTCTTCGCCGCCGACCGCCCCTACGGCCTGATCGAGGCGGCCTTCCTGCGCGAGGGCGCCGACACCGACCACTGGTCGTGGGACGGCATCGCCGGCTTCTGCTGATCCTCGGCTGAGCACAAGGGGTCCGTCTCTGACGGGACGGACCCCTGGCTGCCGCATACCCGAAACCATCCATCACGCCCACCCCGAACAGCGGGTCACCGGACAAGGAGGTCCACCATGACTGCTGCACGCAGTTCAGCCAAGAGCAAGACCACGACAGAATCCGACCGCCCGGAGGACGAGAAGCTGAGCGTCGGCTCGGCCTTCACCTACGGGCTCCAGCACGTGCTGACCATGTACGGCGGCATCATCGCCCCGCCGCTCATCGTCGGCAGCGCCGCGGGCGTCGACCCCGCCATGATCGGCGTCCTGATCGCCGCCTGCCTCTTCGTCGGCGGTCTTGCGACGCTGCTGCAGACGCTCGGCCTGAAGCTCGGCTTCAGCGTCCCGCTTTTCGGCTCCCAGTTGCCGCTGGTGCAGGGCGTGTCGTTCGCAGGAGTCGCGACCATGCTCGCGATCGTGAACGGCAACAAGGCGACCGGGCTCACCGACATCTTCGGCGCGGTGATCATCGCCGGCCTCATGGGCCTGGTGATCGCGCCGTTCTTCGCGCAGATCGTGCGGTTCTTCCCGCGGTCGTCACCGGCGTGGTGATCACCACCATCGGTCTGTCGCTGATGCCGGTGGCAGGCAAGTGGATCACGGGCCAGAACCCCGAGGCGGAGGGCTGGGCCGATCCGGTCAACATCGGCATCGCCGCCTTCACCCTCGCCGTCATCATGCTGCTGAGCAAGGTCGGCAACGCCTTCATCTCGCGGCTGTCGATCCTCATCGCGATGATCGTCGGCACGGTGTTCGCGGTCATCATCGGCCGCGCCGACTTCTCGAAGGTGCTCGACGGCCCGGTCTTCGCCTTCCCGACTCCCTTCGCGTTCGGCGTGCCGACGTTCAACATCGCCGCCATCGTCTCGATGTTCATCGTGGTGCTGGTGATCCTCACCGAGACAACAGCCGACATCCTGGCCGTCGCTGAGATCACCGGCTCGAAGGTGGACCGCAAGCGCATCGCCGCAGGCCTGCGCGCCGACATGGTCTCGACCGCCGTCGCCCCGATCTTCAACTCGTTCACGCAGAGCGCGTTCGCCCAGAATGTGGGCCTGGTGGCGGTCACCAAGATCAAGAGCCGCTACGCGGTCGCCGCCGGCGGCGTCGTGCTGATCGTCCTCGGCCTGTTCCCGGTGCTCGGCCGCATCGTCGCCGCGATGCCCACCGCGGTGCTCGGCGGCGCCGGCATCGTGCTGTTCGGAACGGTCACCGCGTCCGGCATCCGCACGCTGGCGAAGGTCAAGTACGACGGCAACATGAACCTCATCATCGTGGCCACCTCGATCTCGGTCGGTGTGCTGCCCGAGGTGGTCCCCGGCATCTACTCGAACTTCCCGAGCTGGTTCCAGGTGATCTTCAACTCGGGCATCAGCTCGGCGGCGGTGATGGCGATCACCCTGAACCTCATCTTCAACCACTTCTCGAAGGGCACCCCGCAGAACCCGTCGGTCTTCGGCGCCGCTCCGGTCCGCTCGGTCAAGACCGATGTCATCCGGGTGCTGAAGGAGGGCGACCGCGTGCAGGGCGGCAGGCTCGTCGACGCGGACGGCAAGCACGTGCCGGTGCTCGACGACGAGGTCGATTCGTCGCGCCACTGACGCAGGGCGGGGCCGTCACCGGCCCCGTCCCGACAGACGCAGAAGGGGAGCGGGGTCCGCACGGCCGACGGCCTGGCGGACCCCGCTCTGCTCTTGACAGAGTCGCTGCTCAGGGCGCACACTGGTTTACGCATGATGAAAGGTTTCTTTCATATGATGAAAGAAGATGGAAGATCGGGTGAGGAGGTCCGTCGATGACCGGCTCGCCGCTCTGCGGATCAGCCCCGGCCTCCGTACGGCATCCCCGCCGCAGTCACCACCAGCTCGGCGATGTTCGCCTCCGGTGGCAGCTGCGCCATGAAGACCACCGCCCTGGCGGCGTCGGCGACGTCGAAGGTCGGCTCAACCAGGCGCGAGCCGTCGGGCTGCAGCGCTCCGGAACCCACGCCGATCTCGGTCATGATGCTCGTGGCCGCGTTGCCGATGTCGATCTGACCGCACGAGATGCCGTCCGCGCGGCCGTCCAGGTCGATGGACCTCGTCAGCCCGGTGATGGCATGCTTGCTCACCGAGTAGGCGACCGACTGCGGGCGGGGCACGCGCGCCGAGATCGAGCCGTTGTTGATGATGCGTCCGCCCCGCGGCTGCTGCGCCCGCATCACGCGCATCGCTGCACGGGCGCAGAGCAGCGCGCCGGTCACGTTCACCTCGAGCGTCGCGCGCCAGTCATCCGGTTCGACGTCGGCGGCGGATGCCGCCGGGCCGAACGCTCCGGCGTTGTTGAACAGCACGTCCACACGGCCCCATTCGGCCACGACGGCGGCGAATGCGGCATCCACGTCGGCGTCAGACGTCACGTCGGCCGGCAGCACCAGCATCCGCTCCCGATCCTGCGCGGTCTCGTGCAGGGCCGCCTCGCGGCGCCCCAGCAGAGCGACCCGGAATCCGGCGTCGTGCAGGGCGTGCGCGGTCGCCCGGCCGATCCCCGAACCCGCTCCGGTCACCACGGCGATGCGTCCGTCCACGCTCTGACTTTCCATTCCTACATCTAACAAGAAAGGCCGACCATGTATGCAGATCGCAGCACCGGCGCACTCGGCTCCGACACCACGGACCACGACCCCGAAGAGACCGCCGAATGGCTCGAGTCGCTCGATGCGCTGATCGCGCAGCGCGGTTCGGACAGGGGCGAGTACATCGTCCGCGAACTGGTCGATCGCGCCGGAATCGCCGCACCCGCTACCGGGCCGGCCGAGCCGAGCGCCACCACGGACTACGTCAACACCATCCCGGCATCCGCCGAGCCGGAATACCCCGGCGACGAAGACCTGGAGCGGCGCTACCGCGCCTGGATGCGGTGGAACGCCGCCGTGCTGGTGCATCGCGCGCAGCGCCCGGGCATCGGCGTCGGCGGGCACATCTCCACCTACGCCGGTGCCGCGACCCTCTACGAGGTCGGCTTCAACCACTTCTTCCGCGGCAAGGACCACCCGGGCGGCGGCGACCAGGTCTTCTTCCAGGGCCACGCCTCTCCGGGCATGTACGCCCGCGCCTTCATGGAGGGGCGTCTCAGCGAGGAGGACCTCGACGGCTTCCGGCAGGAGAAGTCCCGCGAGGGACACGCGCTGAGCTCGTACCCGCACCCGCGCCTGATGCCGGAGTTCTGGGAGTTCCCGACCGTGTCGATGGGCATCGGCCCGATGAACGCGATCTACCAGGCGCAGAACAACCGCTACCTGCTGGGTCGCGGCCTGAAGGACACCTCCGACCAGCACGTCTGGGCGTTCCTCGGCGACGGCGAGATGGACGAGCCGGAGAGCCGCGGTCTGCTGCAGCTCGCCGCCAACGACGGCCTCGACAACCTCACCTTCGTCGTGAACTGCAACCTGCAGCGCCTGGACGGTCCGGTGCGCGGAAACGGCAAGATCATCCAGGAGCTCGAGGGCTTCTTCCGCGGCGCGGGCTGGAACGTCATCAAGGTGGTCTGGGGGCGCGAGTGGGATTCGCTTCTCGAGGCGGACGCCGAGGGCGCCCTGCTCGACATCATGAACACCACTCGCGACGGCGACTACCAGACGTACAAGGCCGAGTCGGGCGGGTTCATCCGGGAGAACTTCTTCGGCCGCGACCCCCGTGCGCGCGCGCTCGTCGAGAATCTCACCGACGACGAGATCTGGGGGCTGAAGCGCGGCGGTCACGACTACCACAAGGTCTTCGCGGCCTACCAGCAGTCGCTCGCGCACAACGGCAGGCCCACCGTCATCCTGGTGAAGACCGTGAAGGGCTACGGTCTCGGCCCGCACTTCGAGGCGCGCAACGCGACGCACCAGATGAAGAAGCTCACCCTGCAGGACCTCAAGGACTTCCGCGACCATCTGCGCGTGCCGATCAGCGACGCGCAGCTCGAGGAGAATCCGTACCTGCCGCCGTACTACCACCCCGGCCAGGATGCTCCGGAGATCCAGTACCTGCAGGAGCGGCGCCGTGCTCTCG
It encodes:
- the aceE gene encoding pyruvate dehydrogenase (acetyl-transferring), homodimeric type, which encodes MYADRSTGALGSDTTDHDPEETAEWLESLDALIAQRGSDRGEYIVRELVDRAGIAAPATGPAEPSATTDYVNTIPASAEPEYPGDEDLERRYRAWMRWNAAVLVHRAQRPGIGVGGHISTYAGAATLYEVGFNHFFRGKDHPGGGDQVFFQGHASPGMYARAFMEGRLSEEDLDGFRQEKSREGHALSSYPHPRLMPEFWEFPTVSMGIGPMNAIYQAQNNRYLLGRGLKDTSDQHVWAFLGDGEMDEPESRGLLQLAANDGLDNLTFVVNCNLQRLDGPVRGNGKIIQELEGFFRGAGWNVIKVVWGREWDSLLEADAEGALLDIMNTTRDGDYQTYKAESGGFIRENFFGRDPRARALVENLTDDEIWGLKRGGHDYHKVFAAYQQSLAHNGRPTVILVKTVKGYGLGPHFEARNATHQMKKLTLQDLKDFRDHLRVPISDAQLEENPYLPPYYHPGQDAPEIQYLQERRRALGGYLPERRPNASGEIALPDAKAYEVAARGSGKQQAATTMAFVRVLKDLMRDKEFGKRIVPIIPDEARTFGMDAFFPTAKIYNPNGQNYLAVDREIVLSYKESEAGQILHIGINEAGSIAAFTAAGTSYATHGVPLIPVYVFYSMFGFQRTGDSLWAAADQMTRGFLISATAGRTTLTGEGLQHADGHSPLLAATNPAVVTYDPAFGYEIGHIMRAGLERMYGPDSTDRNHIYNLMVYNEPIVQPAEPEGVDVEGILGGIHRIAPAAAPKAHLLASGIGVTWAQEAQQLLRDDWGVEADIWSVTSWTELRRDAVAAEEQEFLGQGSRVPFIQQQLADAHGPIVAVSDYAKDWADSVRQFVPNDWATLGADGFGFSDTRAAARRFFKIDGPSVVVRTLQLLAKRGEVDAALPAQAAEKYRLLDVNAGSSGSDAE